Proteins found in one Rhodobacter capsulatus SB 1003 genomic segment:
- a CDS encoding L-aspartate oxidase produces the protein MTESVIETPRVVIVGAGLGALYAALKLAPHPVLVISPETLGEGASSAWAQGGVAAAMAPPDSAEDHAKDTETAGAGTVDAAIARLVTQEARDRILDLTALGAPFDRDAQGDYVMSREAAHSRPRVVRVKGDQAGYEIMQTLISAVRACPSVQVIEGVIATRLEVENGAVTGLWVESAAASTGRVLIRTPAVLLAGGGSGGLFAVTTNPPRIRGQVIGMAARAGAQIADAEFVQFHPTAIATGEDPAPLATEALRGEGAVLLNDRGERFMRAIHPDAELAPRDIVARAVYLERQAGRNPVLDTRQVLGAELPKRFPAVAEACFSAGIDPVSQPIPVAAAAHYHMGGIAVDDRGRSSLNRLWVCGEASSTGLHGANRLASNGLLEALVFARICAEGIAETVPVTPAESVALSFPAGGAPVDEVAVARLRQAMTDGVGVVRDAAGLKAALRTLAEIEAKAEREALRNMTATATLIAAAALIRTESRGGHYRSDYPKTDPVQAKRSFLTLTEALAIRSRALEEE, from the coding sequence AAACCTTGGGCGAAGGCGCTTCCTCGGCCTGGGCGCAGGGCGGTGTGGCTGCCGCGATGGCGCCGCCCGACAGCGCCGAGGATCACGCGAAGGACACCGAAACCGCGGGCGCGGGCACGGTCGATGCGGCCATCGCCCGGCTGGTGACACAGGAAGCCCGGGACCGCATTCTTGACCTGACCGCGCTTGGGGCGCCTTTCGACCGCGATGCGCAGGGCGATTACGTGATGTCGCGCGAGGCCGCCCATTCCCGCCCCCGTGTCGTGCGGGTCAAGGGCGATCAGGCGGGCTACGAGATCATGCAGACGCTGATTTCCGCCGTGCGGGCCTGCCCCTCCGTTCAGGTGATCGAGGGCGTGATCGCGACGCGGCTCGAGGTCGAAAACGGTGCTGTCACCGGGCTTTGGGTCGAATCCGCCGCCGCCTCGACCGGCCGTGTGCTGATCCGAACCCCTGCGGTGCTGCTGGCGGGCGGCGGCTCGGGCGGGCTTTTTGCCGTCACGACGAACCCGCCGCGCATCCGCGGTCAGGTCATCGGCATGGCCGCCCGGGCGGGCGCGCAGATCGCCGATGCGGAATTCGTGCAATTCCACCCGACGGCGATTGCGACGGGCGAAGACCCGGCCCCCTTGGCGACCGAGGCCCTGCGCGGTGAAGGCGCCGTTCTGCTCAATGACCGGGGTGAACGCTTCATGCGGGCGATCCATCCCGATGCCGAACTGGCGCCGCGCGACATCGTTGCCCGCGCCGTCTATCTGGAACGACAGGCGGGGCGGAACCCGGTTCTGGATACGCGCCAAGTGCTGGGGGCCGAGCTGCCGAAACGCTTTCCCGCCGTGGCCGAAGCCTGCTTTTCAGCTGGAATAGACCCTGTTTCGCAGCCGATCCCGGTGGCCGCCGCCGCGCATTATCACATGGGCGGGATTGCGGTCGATGACCGCGGCCGATCCTCGCTGAACCGGCTCTGGGTCTGCGGCGAGGCCTCTTCGACCGGGCTGCATGGGGCCAACCGGCTGGCCTCGAACGGGCTTCTGGAAGCCCTCGTCTTTGCCCGCATCTGTGCCGAGGGCATTGCCGAAACGGTCCCCGTGACACCGGCCGAGAGCGTTGCCCTGTCCTTCCCCGCGGGCGGTGCCCCGGTGGACGAGGTCGCCGTGGCCCGGCTGCGGCAGGCGATGACCGATGGCGTCGGGGTTGTCCGCGACGCCGCGGGGCTGAAAGCCGCCCTGCGCACGCTTGCGGAAATCGAGGCCAAGGCCGAGCGCGAGGCGCTGCGTAACATGACCGCCACCGCGACGCTGATTGCCGCCGCGGCGCTGATCCGCACCGAAAGCCGGGGCGGTCATTACCGCTCCGATTACCCGAAAACAGACCCTGTTCAGGCCAAACGCAGCTTTCTGACCCTGACCGAAGCGCTGGCCATCCGGTCCCGCGCGCTGGAGGAAGAATGA
- the nadC gene encoding carboxylating nicotinate-nucleotide diphosphorylase encodes MTNLPDFLLEPVIRAALMEDLSPMGDVTTRAVVPATTRYEARVNAREEGVVSGMQVAALAFRLVDPALAVTTHVADGHPCGKGQCLMTISGSAASILMGERVALNFAGRMTGIASLTASFVAQTRGTKTRITCTRKTTPGLRLIEKTAVAHGGGSNHRFGLSDAILIKDNHIAAAGGIRAVLEAAKAARSHMMRVELEVDSLDQLEQALSIGGADVILLDNMDTPTLRAAVALTKGRVVLEASGNMRLDRIAEVAATGVDYISSGALTHSARTFDLGLDF; translated from the coding sequence ATGACCAACCTGCCCGATTTCCTGCTCGAACCCGTGATCCGCGCCGCGCTGATGGAAGATCTTTCGCCGATGGGCGATGTCACCACCCGCGCCGTTGTCCCCGCCACGACGCGGTATGAGGCCCGGGTGAACGCCCGCGAGGAAGGGGTGGTTTCGGGCATGCAGGTCGCCGCCCTTGCCTTTCGCCTGGTCGATCCGGCGCTGGCCGTCACGACCCATGTCGCCGATGGCCATCCCTGCGGCAAGGGCCAATGCCTGATGACGATTTCGGGCTCGGCGGCGTCCATCCTGATGGGGGAACGGGTTGCGCTCAACTTTGCCGGCCGGATGACCGGCATTGCCAGCCTGACCGCCAGTTTCGTCGCACAAACCCGCGGCACCAAGACCCGCATCACCTGCACGCGGAAAACCACCCCCGGCCTGCGCCTGATCGAGAAAACCGCGGTCGCCCATGGCGGCGGCTCGAACCACCGCTTCGGCCTGTCGGATGCGATCCTGATCAAGGACAATCACATCGCCGCCGCGGGGGGCATCCGCGCCGTGCTGGAGGCCGCGAAAGCCGCCCGCAGCCACATGATGCGCGTCGAGCTGGAGGTCGACAGCCTTGATCAGCTGGAACAGGCGCTCTCGATCGGCGGCGCCGACGTGATCTTGCTCGACAACATGGACACGCCGACCCTGCGCGCGGCGGTGGCGCTGACCAAGGGCCGCGTCGTGCTGGAAGCCTCGGGCAACATGCGGCTGGACCGCATCGCCGAAGTCGCCGCGACCGGAGTCGATTACATCTCCTCGGGCGCGCTGACCCATTCGGCGCGCACCTTCGATCTTGGCCTCGATTTCTGA
- a CDS encoding RNA pyrophosphohydrolase has product MTPEELAALPYRKNVGLVLINAEGLIFAGQRIDNPGHAWQMPQGGIDAGERPKEAALRELQEETGVRPDLVEKLAKTEDWLVYDLPEELIGNIWGGKYRGQKQKWFLFRFLGQDSDVNIATEHPEFSVWRWMEPAELVEKIVPFKRAVYEQVFDSFAEHLKK; this is encoded by the coding sequence ATGACCCCCGAAGAGCTTGCCGCGCTGCCCTATCGCAAGAATGTCGGCCTTGTGCTGATCAATGCCGAAGGTCTGATCTTTGCCGGTCAGCGCATCGACAATCCGGGCCATGCCTGGCAGATGCCGCAAGGGGGCATCGATGCGGGCGAACGGCCGAAGGAAGCCGCGCTGCGCGAGTTGCAGGAGGAAACCGGGGTCCGGCCGGATCTGGTCGAGAAACTCGCCAAGACCGAGGATTGGCTGGTCTATGACCTTCCCGAAGAGCTGATCGGCAATATCTGGGGCGGGAAATATCGCGGCCAAAAGCAGAAATGGTTCCTGTTCCGCTTTCTCGGCCAGGACAGCGATGTGAATATCGCCACCGAGCACCCGGAATTTTCGGTCTGGCGCTGGATGGAACCGGCGGAACTGGTGGAAAAGATCGTGCCCTTCAAGCGCGCCGTCTATGAGCAGGTGTTCGACAGTTTCGCCGAACACCTGAAGAAATGA
- a CDS encoding S41 family peptidase, translated as MKKFVIAALGGTIAGTLLSVQVAPLLAEEASKPASVYQELDLFGDVFRRIRGDYVEQVDDKKLIEAAINGMLSSLDPHSSYMPADEYDDMKVQTRGSFGGLGIEVTMENGAVKVVSPMDGTPASAAGILSGDFITHVNGESLMGLTLDDAVDKMRGPVGSEVTLKIVREGKTEPFDVTLTRDTIKLTAVKGRLEANTAILRITTFNDQTFPNLQESLKKVAEEAGGIDKLNGVILDLRNNPGGLLTQAIAVSDAFLDKGEIVSTRGRKPEESERFNATPGDLAQGKPIVVLINGGSASASEIVTGALQDHHRAIVVGTKSFGKGSVQTVIPVQNDGAMRLTTSRYYTPSGRSIQALGIAPDIVVPQPPAAPETDKAEDTPETRSEADLRGVLSNDSMTEDEKKQAEDERAKAEEAAKLRLEDFQLAYGIDIIKGLAVAGQTLVPVDEPKAAAKP; from the coding sequence ATGAAGAAATTCGTCATTGCCGCACTGGGCGGAACAATCGCCGGGACGCTGCTCTCGGTGCAGGTGGCGCCGCTGCTGGCGGAGGAGGCGTCGAAACCGGCCTCGGTCTATCAGGAGCTGGACCTGTTTGGCGACGTGTTCCGGCGCATCCGCGGCGATTACGTCGAACAGGTCGACGACAAGAAGCTGATCGAGGCGGCGATCAACGGGATGCTGTCCTCGCTGGATCCGCATTCGAGCTACATGCCCGCCGACGAATATGACGACATGAAGGTGCAGACGCGCGGCTCTTTCGGCGGTCTGGGCATCGAAGTGACGATGGAAAATGGCGCGGTCAAGGTGGTCTCGCCGATGGACGGCACCCCGGCCTCGGCGGCGGGGATCCTGTCGGGCGATTTCATCACCCATGTGAACGGCGAAAGCCTGATGGGGCTGACGCTGGATGATGCGGTGGACAAGATGCGCGGCCCGGTCGGCAGCGAGGTGACGCTGAAGATCGTGCGCGAAGGCAAGACCGAGCCCTTTGACGTGACGCTGACCCGTGACACGATCAAGCTGACCGCGGTCAAGGGGCGGCTGGAGGCCAATACGGCGATCCTGCGCATCACCACCTTCAACGACCAGACCTTCCCGAACCTGCAGGAAAGCCTGAAGAAGGTCGCCGAGGAAGCGGGCGGCATCGACAAGCTGAACGGGGTGATCCTGGATCTGCGCAACAACCCGGGCGGGCTTTTGACGCAGGCGATCGCGGTGTCGGATGCCTTCCTCGACAAGGGCGAGATCGTCTCCACCCGCGGCCGCAAGCCCGAGGAAAGCGAGCGGTTCAACGCCACGCCGGGCGATCTGGCGCAGGGCAAGCCGATTGTCGTTCTGATCAACGGCGGCTCTGCCTCGGCTTCGGAAATCGTCACCGGGGCGTTGCAGGATCATCACCGCGCCATCGTCGTGGGGACGAAAAGCTTCGGCAAGGGCTCGGTGCAGACGGTCATTCCGGTGCAAAATGACGGCGCGATGCGGCTGACCACCTCGCGCTATTATACGCCCTCGGGGCGGTCGATCCAGGCTTTGGGGATTGCCCCCGACATCGTCGTGCCGCAACCGCCCGCCGCACCCGAGACCGACAAGGCCGAGGACACCCCGGAAACCCGGTCCGAAGCCGATCTGCGCGGCGTGCTGTCGAACGACTCGATGACCGAGGACGAGAAGAAGCAGGCCGAGGATGAACGCGCCAAGGCCGAGGAGGCCGCAAAGCTGCGGCTGGAGGATTTCCAGCTGGCCTACGGGATCGACATCATCAAGGGGCTGGCGGTCGCCGGTCAGACGCTGGTGCCGGTCGATGAGCCGAAAGCCGCCGCGAAGCCGTAA
- a CDS encoding murein hydrolase activator EnvC family protein: MIRQAVLAFLFSAGAALASPAGDVAQKAAEDLRASIEALDAAQTKADRVAALTRTISAYEKGLGALRDGLRRAAVREAEIRAKFEAKREDIGRLLGVMSTMSGTEGPLLLLHPSGPLGTARSGMMLGAVTPALQAEAERMRADLIEIEDLRAVQGNAQKVLETGLASVQAARTALSKAVADRSKLPRRYLEEPEELRELVESVDTLEGFASGLADLEGDIGPPLEDFAGAKGSLPMPVLGTVLRKFDEADAAGIRRPGLVVATAPAALVTTPWPATIRYRGPLLDYGNVMILEPAEGYLLVLAGLGSVYGETGDVLAAGAPVGLMGGREPGAQEFGEDFLKNAQMGSGATRSETLYIELRKGKKPVDPAPWFTPTKDQNKG, encoded by the coding sequence ATGATCCGTCAGGCGGTCCTTGCCTTCCTTTTTTCGGCGGGGGCGGCCTTGGCCAGCCCTGCCGGTGACGTGGCACAAAAGGCCGCCGAGGATCTGCGCGCCTCGATCGAGGCTTTGGATGCGGCGCAGACCAAGGCCGACCGGGTGGCGGCGCTGACGCGGACGATCTCGGCCTATGAAAAGGGCCTGGGCGCGCTGCGCGACGGGCTGCGCCGTGCCGCTGTGCGCGAGGCCGAGATCCGCGCGAAATTCGAGGCGAAACGCGAAGATATCGGTCGGTTGCTGGGCGTGATGAGCACGATGAGCGGCACCGAGGGGCCGCTGCTGCTGCTGCATCCCTCGGGGCCCTTGGGCACGGCGCGGTCGGGAATGATGCTGGGCGCGGTGACGCCCGCGCTGCAGGCCGAGGCGGAAAGGATGCGCGCCGATCTGATCGAGATCGAAGACCTGCGCGCGGTGCAGGGCAATGCGCAGAAGGTGCTGGAAACCGGGCTGGCCTCGGTGCAGGCGGCGCGGACGGCTTTGTCGAAGGCGGTGGCGGATCGGTCGAAACTGCCGCGCCGCTATCTGGAGGAACCCGAAGAGCTGCGCGAGCTGGTCGAAAGCGTCGATACGCTGGAGGGGTTCGCCTCGGGTCTGGCCGATCTTGAAGGCGATATCGGCCCGCCGCTCGAAGATTTCGCAGGCGCCAAGGGCAGCTTGCCGATGCCGGTTCTGGGCACGGTGCTGCGCAAGTTCGACGAGGCCGATGCGGCGGGCATCCGCCGTCCGGGGCTGGTGGTGGCGACGGCGCCCGCGGCCCTGGTGACGACGCCCTGGCCCGCCACGATCCGCTATCGCGGCCCGCTTCTCGACTACGGAAATGTGATGATCCTGGAACCGGCGGAAGGCTATCTTCTTGTTCTGGCGGGGCTTGGCAGTGTCTATGGTGAGACCGGCGACGTGCTGGCCGCGGGGGCCCCGGTCGGGCTGATGGGCGGGCGCGAACCCGGGGCACAGGAATTCGGCGAGGATTTCCTGAAGAACGCGCAGATGGGGAGTGGCGCCACGCGCTCGGAGACGCTTTATATCGAGTTGAGGAAGGGCAAGAAGCCCGTGGACCCCGCGCCATGGTTCACCCCGACGAAAGACCAGAACAAGGGCTGA